CGACTAATTGGGGTAGTGCTACAGCACCTATGTTTACCGTAACCTTGAACTTGGTTTGTAACGAGTTGATCTACGCAAGTACAAACTCAACAGGCTTTACCGGAGGTGGTGAGCCAATCGTGATCATGCCTGCAAGTGAGAACGACTCTACTTATGACGTATCTGACGATAGCTTCTTTATCGTAGAATATGATAACCTAGCGGGTTCATTTGGAACATTTGAAGGATCATTTTTCTTGATCAAGCAATAATTTAATTCACTTTATAACTGACCCCAAACCTCACGGTTTGGGGTTTTTTATTTATCATTGCTGACTATGAAAGCACCTCAAAATATTTTCGGAATACGAGCGATCATTGAAGCTATAGAAGCTGATAAAGAAATAGCCAAGGTCTATCTACTTAAAACTGGAGACGGAGTCTTGTTTCAAGAACTTAAGAAACTCTGTACGGCTAGAAATATAGCAACCTCATTTGTTCCCGTAGAAAAATTGGATCACATGGCCAATGGTAATCATCAAGGGGCAGTAGCTACCATTTCACCCGTGTCATTTCATGACTTAGAAGAATTATTGGAAAGTCTGGATCCAGACGATAAAAATGTAATCCTATTGCTGGATGGAGTGACTGACGTAAGAAATTTTGGAGCGATTTTGAGAACCGCAGAGTGTACAGGTGTTAAAGCGGTAGTTATCCCAGAAAACGGATCAGCGCCCGTAAATGCCGCCACTATAAAGACCAGCGCAGGAGCTGCTTTTAATATTACCATCTGTAAGGTAAACCACATCAAAGATGCCGTTTACGTGCTGCAATCCTATGGTATAGCTACCGCTGCAGCCGATGAAAAAGCAGAAAAACTAGTTTATGAAACCAATCTTAACAAATCTATTGCGATCATTATGGGGAGTGAGGAACGCGGTGTCAATCCCTCTACCCTAAAAGTAGTGGATCATCATTTCAAGCTACCTATTAGAGGTTCTATAGCGTCCTTAAATGTATCTGTCGCTTGTGGTGCTATTTTATACGAAGTAGTACGTCAGCA
This genomic interval from Nonlabens spongiae contains the following:
- the rlmB gene encoding 23S rRNA (guanosine(2251)-2'-O)-methyltransferase RlmB yields the protein MKAPQNIFGIRAIIEAIEADKEIAKVYLLKTGDGVLFQELKKLCTARNIATSFVPVEKLDHMANGNHQGAVATISPVSFHDLEELLESLDPDDKNVILLLDGVTDVRNFGAILRTAECTGVKAVVIPENGSAPVNAATIKTSAGAAFNITICKVNHIKDAVYVLQSYGIATAAADEKAEKLVYETNLNKSIAIIMGSEERGVNPSTLKVVDHHFKLPIRGSIASLNVSVACGAILYEVVRQQTYS